One genomic region from Salvia hispanica cultivar TCC Black 2014 chromosome 2, UniMelb_Shisp_WGS_1.0, whole genome shotgun sequence encodes:
- the LOC125205690 gene encoding zinc finger CCCH domain-containing protein 30: MSFSFLNVETEDTFTSLLEHAANNDLEGFKKFIGCNPSSVDEVGLWYGRQNGSSQMVLQHLTPLMVAATYGSIDVLKLIVSLPEVDVNRNCGVDNSTALHCAASGGSVNAVDAVKLLLASGADPNLTDANGRRPLDVVVVSPKSQATKYSIQMMLTMGASFEEEHHLRVLIGASSLDSPPLSPSLANGSPRSPELVPSPEGMKSNDLPAFPAPEKKEYPVDPSLPDIKNSIYSTDEFRMFSFKVRPCSRAYSHDWTECPFVHPGENARRRDPRKYHYSCVPCPDFRKGACRRGDMCEYAHGVFECWLHPAQYRTRLCKDGTSCNRRVCFFAHTQEELRPLYVSTGSAVPSPRSNASAANAMDFTAAMSLLPGSPSSVPAMSPSPFTPPMSPSANSISNPSWQFQQNVPALHLPGSNFQSSRLRSSLHARDIPFEDMNAFGDMDLQQQQQLLNELPHLSQPSISANMMNRSVRPKTLTPSNLEEIFSVESSSPRYSDQTLASTVFSPTHKSAVLNQFQQQQQSMLSPIKTTFSPRNVDHTLLQGPFGVPSSGRMSPRAVEPISPISARVSMLARQEKQHQQFRSLSSRDLGSNAAAAVASMEGNWSKWGSPNGQPEWGVNADDFGKLKRSSSFDLLNHGEEPDLSWVHSLVKESPQEMKEKSVPRVSGATGTATSSGEGAHLNIEIEQVDQSVLGAWLEQMQLDQLMAQ; this comes from the coding sequence ATGAGTTTTAGTTTTCTGAATGTTGAAACTGAAGACACGTTTACAAGCTTGCTCGAACACGCTGCCAACAATGATCTAGAGGGATTCAAGAAGTTTATTGGTTGCAACCCTTCAAGTGTTGATGAGGTTGGGCTATGGTATGGGCGACAAAATGGCTCGAGTCAGATGGTTCTGCAGCATCTAACCCCCTTGATGGTGGCTGCTACTTATGGCAGCATTGATGTTCTGAAACTGATTGTCTCCTTACCCGAAGTTGATGTTAATCGCAACTGTGGTGTTGATAATAGCACAGCTCTTCACTGTGCTGCTTCAGGTGGATCGGTTAATGCAGTTGATGCTGTGAAACTGCTTCTGGCATCTGGTGCAGATCCGAATTTAACTGATGCCAATGGCCGTAGGCCTCTTGATGTTGTTGTTGTCTCTCCAAAGTCGCAGGCGACTAAATATTCCATTCAAATGATGCTCACAATGGGTGCTTCCTTCGAGGAGGAGCACCATCTTAGAGTATTGATAGGTGCTTCGAGTCTGGACTCACCGCCGCTTTCACCATCTCTTGCAAATGGGTCCCCCCGTTCTCCGGAGTTAGTGCCTTCTCCGGAGGGAATGAAATCCAATGATCTTCCTGCTTTCCCAGCCCCCGAGAAGAAAGAATACCCTGTTGACCCTTCTTTACCTGACATCAAGAACAGCATCTACTCTACAGATGAATTTAGGATGTTTTCTTTCAAGGTACGGCCTTGTTCACGTGCCTACTCGCACGACTGGACTGAGTGCCCCTTCGTTCACCCCGGTGAGAATGCTCGAAGAAGGGATCCTAGGAAGTACCACTACAGCTGTGTGCCATGTCCAGATTTTCGTAAGGGGGCTTGTCGAAGAGGGGACATGTGTGAATATGCTCACGGGGTTTTCGAGTGCTGGCTGCACCCTGCCCAGTACAGGACCCGGCTATGCAAGGATGGGACGAGCTGCAATAGAAGAGTTTGCTTCTTTGCTCACACACAAGAGGAGCTCAGACCCTTGTATGTCTCCACTGGCTCTGCTGTTCCTTCTCCTCGATCCAATGCCTCTGCTGCCAATGCCATGGATTTCACTGCAGCGATGAGCCTTCTTCCTGGTTCACCATCTTCAGTTCCTGCCATGTCCCCATCTCCGTTCACTCCGCCCATGTCTCCATCTGCCAACAGCATTTCAAACCCAAGTTGGCAGTTCCAGCAAAATGTTCCAGCGCTGCATTTACCCGGAAGCAACTTCCAATCTAGTCGGCTGCGCTCGTCTCTTCATGCTAGAGATATTCCATTTGAAGACATGAATGCATTCGGAGATATGGATCtccagcagcagcagcagctctTGAATGAGCTGCCCCATCTCTCCCAGCCAAGTATTAGTGCTAATATGATGAACCGTTCTGTTCGTCCTAAAACCCTAACCCCTTCGAATCTGGAGGAAATTTTTTCGGTGGAGAGCTCATCTCCTCGATATTCAGATCAAACATTGGCATCAACTGTTTTCTCACCTACACACAAGTCAGCTGTCCTTAACCAATTCCAGCAGCAGCAACAGAGCATGCTTTCTCCAATCAAGACGACATTTTCACCAAGAAACGTTGATCACACCCTACTGCAGGGCCCTTTTGGAGTTCCCTCTTCCGGAAGAATGTCACCTCGTGCTGTGGAGCCTATCTCACCTATCAGTGCCCGGGTATCCATGCTAGCTCGACAGGAGAAGCAGCACCAACAATTCCGTAGTCTAAGCTCACGTGACCTTGGCTCGAACGCTGCAGCTGCAGTCGCCTCCATGGAGGGGAATTGGTCGAAGTGGGGGTCCCCCAATGGTCAACCAGAGTGGGGTGTCAATGCTGATGACTTTGGGAAGCTGAAGAGATCTTCTTCTTTCGATCTTCTCAACCATGGTGAGGAACCTGATTTATCTTGGGTTCACTCTCTCGTTAAAGAATCCCCAcaggaaatgaaggaaaaatcTGTGCCCCGTGTCTCTGGCGCTACGGGTACTGCCACATCCTCTGGTGAAGGTGCGCATTTGAATATCGAGATTGAACAAGTTGACCAATCTGTTTTAGGTGCATGGCTCGAGCAAATGCAGCTTGATCAGCTCATGGCTCAGTAA